GCCGGTCGAGGAAGTGGCGGCGCAGCTCCGGTTCCGGCGGCAGCGCCGCACCGCACGCCGCCTGGTACGCCGCCTGTGCGCCCGCCCGGCCGACGGGTGTCACCCGGGCGCGCAGCCGGGCGTCGGTGCGCAGGCCTCGACTGAACGTGACGGCGCTCCACCAGGTGCCGCCGGCGGCCGTCCAACCCGCACTGTCCAGCGCGGACGTGGTGCCGTCGGGGCGCAGCACGAACTCTTCGAGGACGATGCCCTCGGGCGGGAGAGCGCGATCCCGGGCGCGGGCGTTGGCGTACACGAGGTAGTAGTCGAGCTGTGCGGCGACGTCGACGGCGGAAGGATGTCCAGCGCGGCTCACGCCCTTGATGATGTCGTCGAGGGGTCCGGCGACGCAGCTGACACGCCGTGAGCGGAGTGTCGGATATCGATGCCCGGCGTCGGCGATGGCCTATGTGCACCCTCGGTGACGGGGGCCGCCGGACGTGGCGGCCCCCGTGCTGCCAGGCGTTCTCAGCACCTGACGATCGTCGAGTTGCTGAGGGTGATGCTGATGGACAGGTTGTCGGCGCAGGGGTTCTCCACCACTCGGCTGTTCACCAGGGTGAAGTTGCGCAGGGTGATGTCGCGGTTGCCGGCGAACTCGGTGCGCTCGGCGAGCCGGACCTCGCCGCCGCCGCTGATCGTGCCGCCGTTGGCGGCGATGTTCACGTTGTAGCAGTTCTCGATCAGGATCGCGTTGTTGCCGGTGTTGGCGATGTCCACCCGGTCGATGGCGGCGCCGCCGCTCTCGGAGACGCAGAAGATGCCGCGGCCGCCGCCCCGGGCGCGCACGGTGCCGACCCGGATGTTGGTGCCGTAGCTGGAGCCGACGCGGCCGTTGCGGTTGGCCATCCGGAACGCCGCGTAGCCCGTGCCCGCCCCGGCGTTCTCGGCGTCGACGGTGCCGACCGTGGCGTTGATCGTCTGGTTGAGCAGCAGGCCGGACTCGCCGACGTTGCGGGCGGTCACGGTGCCGACGGTGAGGCCGTCGACGCCGTAGGTCTCCACGGCGTGCGAACTCGCGCCGGACACGTACACGTTGTCGATGCGCACGTTGCGGGTCCACTGGCTGGTGTCGCCGCGGTTGTCGATGCGCACGCCGAGCCCGGCGGACAGCCGCATGTCGATCTGGCCGAGCACGACGTCGGTGACGTTGCGCATGAAGATGCCGTACAGCGGCGTGCCGGTGAGGTTGAGGTGCTGGACCTCGACCTGGGTGGTGCCGCGGGAGTAGACGGGTGCCTGGTCGCCGGAGCCGGTCCCGGTGACGTTGATGGTGCCGCACACGTCGAGGGTGGTGTAGCTGGGCAGCGAGATGCGGGCGTTGGCGCTCATCGAGCCGGAGCCGCGTACCACCACGCGCTGCTTGCTGGTGCGCCCGGCGGAGAGGCTGTTGACCGCCGCCTGCACGGCCGCCCGCAGGTCGGTGCCGGTGTAGACGGTGCTGCCGCCGTTGCGGGCAGTCCACGTGGAGCCGCTGAGCACGGCCTCGGCGTTGTAGGAGCCGCTGCCGCAGCCCGTGCCGCCGCCGGACCCGAGCTTGACCAGCTGCCACTGCTGGTTGGCGCCGTCGAGGTCCTGGTACTGGGAGATCATCGCGCCGTCGGCGGTGGACCAGCCCCACAGGTCGAGCGCCTTACCGCTGTGCCGGTTGAGGAACCGGACGTAGCCGCCGGCCGAGTCGGCCAGGCCGAAGTGCTGGCGGGTGTTGCCGCTGACGGCGGTGTTCTGGACGAGCTGGACGCCGTCGTTGGCGTTGGGCAGTTCGAGCACCTTGCCGCTGTGCACGGACCGGATCTGGTAGTAGCCGCTGCCGACGTCGGTGAAGCGCCACTGCTGCACCGCGAGGTCGTTGCGGGTGTACTGGTTGATCGGAGCGCCGTCGGCGGTGGACCAGCCGTACAGGTCCATCGCCTTGCCGCTGTGCCGGTTGACGAACACGTAGGTCGCGCCGGTGTCGACGGTCGCCGCGTGCGCCGCCGGGCTCGACACGAGAAAGGCGGTGGCGGCGAGCGCCGCTGTGGCGAGGACGGCGAGCAGGGCACGCCGTCGGGGGCGTGGTGGCCTGCGCTCAGGCAGCATGCGTTTCTCCTCCGTTGAGACCCGTGAAGGCGCCGCCCGGAGGCGAAGCTGCCGGCTTCGCCGACGCCAGTGATGGAAAGCGTTTTCCGGATTGGAGGCTACGGTGGAGAGCTATGGCTGTCAATGCCAACCTTGTGTGCATCACCCCGGATGTCGTATACGGCCATCGCTCAGGCGCCGGTTCTCGCTGCACCGGCAAAGGCGGCGACGTGCACCTGCGGGGGATTTCGTAGATACCTGGCGGCTCCTAGGATCACGGGGTGGAGCACCTTTCGGAGGAGGCACCGCCGGACCCCCACGTTCTGTTCGCCCGCGGGTTGCCACTCATCGACGACCCAGCCACACTGGACGACGGTCTGCGGCTGCTGCGGTCGGCGGTCGGCCGAACGCCGCACAACGACCGGGCGCGGCCTTTCCGGTTGCTCAACCTCGGCGTCGCGGTCGACAACCGTTGGCAGCGTGACGGCGATCCGGCCGACCTCGACGAAGCCATCGACCTGTACCGGCAGGCCGCTCCCGATGCCGGCGTACGCCGTGCTTGCCTGACCAACCTCTGCTACGCGCTGCGGATGCGATACCGCCTGACCGGCGCGAGGGCGGACCTGGATGCTGCAGTCGAGGCGGGCGCGGACTGCCTGGCCGCAGTGCCTGGCGACGACGATCGCCGGGCCGACCGGCTCGAACAGGCGGCGCATGCGCGCAGGGAGCGCTACGAAGTCACCCGCGACCTGGGTGACCTCCGAATCGCCCTGGACCTGTACCGGGAAGCCGTCGCGCTGACCACCTCACCCGGCGGCGGTGATCCGACTGGCCGTGCACTCGTGCACCTGCGCAACTACCATCTGGTCTCGCGTGAACACCACACGGCCACGGGGGATGAGCGCTCGGCGGCTACGGCGATCACGACGGCGCTGCGGCTGGCCGGGGATCCGCTCGGTGCCGGAGCGGTGCAGTGGGCCGCGCGCCGGCTGATAGACGGAGCTGAGCCGGACGGGCCCAGCCGGGCCGCGGCGGCGCTGCGTCGCGCGGCCGCGCTCGCCGAGGGCACCGATGCGACTACGCTACGACTCGATCTGGTCACCGCACTGCGGCGGCACGCCGACCAGACCCGTCGGCCCGAAGATGCGGAGTCGGCGGTGTCCGCGGCATACGACGCCGTCGAACAGGCAGCCGCGGAAGACCGACCGGCGGCCCTTGGTGTGCTGGGAGCGGCGCAGCTGTGCCTTCACCAGCACACCGGTGCCATTGCCGACCTGGACGCGGCGATCGGCAATCTGCGCGAGGCCGACCGGACGCAGAAGGGCGCAGGTCCGGCCGGACCGGCCAACCTGTCCGTCGCGCTGCAGTGCCGGTACGAGTACTTCGAGGAACTCGCCGACCTAGACGAAGCGGTTGCGGCGAGCCGTCGCGCGGCAGCTCTCACCGGAGTGGACAGTGCCGACAGTGCGGGCTGCGCGATGAACCTCTCCCGTGTGTTGCGGTTCAGGTATGAGCGGTTCGGTCGTACCGAGGACATCGACGAAGCGATCGCGGTGCTGCATTCGGCAAGGACCGCAGTCGATCCCGGCAGCCCGCTGTCGGCCATGGCCGCGGCGAATCTCGGGATCCTGCACCGCGTCCGGTTTCAGCGCCTACGCGAGCCGGCGGACATCGAGGAGGCCATCCGGTACACACGTTCCGCGCTGACGGCGTTCCGTGCGCGGCCGGGCGGGCCGGGCAGCGTCGGTAGCGAGCTGATCAACCTCGCGTTGGCGCTCACTGACAGCCATCGGTCCCTGGGACTGCCTGAGGCTTTGGACGAAGCGGCGGAGGCGGCCGCGCAAGCTGTGCCGCTGCTTTCAGCAGCCGAGGCCGTTCTGCGTGGCAAAGCGGCCGTGCCGTTCGCCGAGCGCTTCCGGCGCGACGGCCGGGAATCGGACGCCCGGACGGCCATCGCTCATCTGGGCGAGATGGCCGCGCACCCGCTGGTGCAGCCCCATGATCGCGTAGACGCGGCGATCATGTGGGGCCGCCTGGCAGAGGACCTGGGGGACCGGGAAGCGGCGTACGCCGGGTTCGCTCAGGCTGTGGAGATGCTGACCCGGCTGTCCTTCCTCGGCACGAGCCGCCGCGCCCGGCAGCGATCGCTCACCTT
The Catellatospora sp. IY07-71 DNA segment above includes these coding regions:
- a CDS encoding RICIN domain-containing protein, which gives rise to MLPERRPPRPRRRALLAVLATAALAATAFLVSSPAAHAATVDTGATYVFVNRHSGKAMDLYGWSTADGAPINQYTRNDLAVQQWRFTDVGSGYYQIRSVHSGKVLELPNANDGVQLVQNTAVSGNTRQHFGLADSAGGYVRFLNRHSGKALDLWGWSTADGAMISQYQDLDGANQQWQLVKLGSGGGTGCGSGSYNAEAVLSGSTWTARNGGSTVYTGTDLRAAVQAAVNSLSAGRTSKQRVVVRGSGSMSANARISLPSYTTLDVCGTINVTGTGSGDQAPVYSRGTTQVEVQHLNLTGTPLYGIFMRNVTDVVLGQIDMRLSAGLGVRIDNRGDTSQWTRNVRIDNVYVSGASSHAVETYGVDGLTVGTVTARNVGESGLLLNQTINATVGTVDAENAGAGTGYAAFRMANRNGRVGSSYGTNIRVGTVRARGGGRGIFCVSESGGAAIDRVDIANTGNNAILIENCYNVNIAANGGTISGGGEVRLAERTEFAGNRDITLRNFTLVNSRVVENPCADNLSISITLSNSTIVRC